One stretch of Arachis duranensis cultivar V14167 chromosome 1, aradu.V14167.gnm2.J7QH, whole genome shotgun sequence DNA includes these proteins:
- the LOC127746748 gene encoding defensin Ec-AMP-D2-like has protein sequence MARSLPLLSTIFVLLLLLVATEMGPIMVAEARTCASQSHRFKGVCLSDTNCASVCKTEGFPSGDCHGFRRRCFCTKHCA, from the exons atggcTCGCTCTCTTCCTTTGCTTTCCACCATTTTTGTCCTCCTTTTGCTTCTAGTGGCCActg AGATGGGACCAATAATGGTGGCTGAAGCTAGAACTTGTGCGTCTCAAAGCCATCGCTTCAAAGGAGTGTGTTTGAGCGACACAAATTGCGCCTCCGTTTGCAAAACGGAGGGCTTCCCTTCCGGGGATTGCCACGGCTTTCGCCGCCGATGCTTCTGCACCAAGCATTGTGCTTAA
- the LOC127747524 gene encoding uncharacterized protein LOC127747524 has protein sequence MDSPKILVKKSSQKEKHTVVDPMTLEDSSFNHGFFETSLPIFSTTMAFLPLRPLKPKFLSHSLPNSANSSPGLTSAMFKKNTKVGIWESRHQASNLTFKDHHLQQEINLRRSKSWSERWDYEPSDELDLWLLKSSIAKHANRSPLNEIQSISAGIIVSNESCGSFSKEKPLDRNLSGGDGSLEPKEGFKCNALCLHLLSFGKSKQLKERKKGQEMEGALVSRRVSLEKFECGSWASSTLFHEIEGRDSKSTSTYFDLPMELIKWNANDVDAPISSAFVFEKDHDRVLNNGSSRTSLDSQESYISPRLRKAREDFNAFLEAQNV, from the coding sequence ATGGACAGCCCCAAAATCCTAGTCAAGAAGAGCTCACAAAAAGAAAAGCATACTGTGGTGGATCCAATGACACTTGAAGATTCTTCTTTCAATCATGGATTCTTTGAGACTTCTCTTCCAATTTTTAGCACAACTATGGCATTTCTACCACTACGACCTCTGAAACCGAAATTCTTGAGTCATAGTCTTCCAAATTCGGCTAACTCATCGCCAGGATTAACCTCGGCTATGTTCAAGAAGAATACAAAAGTTGGGATTTGGGAATCACGACATCAAGCTAGTAACTTGACATTCAAGGATCATCATCTGCAACAAGAGATCAACTTAAGAAGAAGCAAGTCATGGAGTGAACGATGGGATTATGAGCCCTCTGATGAACTCGATCTTTGGTTGCTCAAATCGTCTATTGCCAAACATGCTAACAGGTCTCCTCTTAATGAGATCCAATCCATTAGTGCTGGTATAATCGTTTCTAACGAATCTTGTGGTAGTTTCTCCAAAGAAAAACCTCTTGATAGAAATCTTTCCGGTGGCGACGGTTCGTTGGAACCTAAAGAGGGATTCAAATGCAATGCTCTTTGCTTGCACTTGCTGAGTTTTGGAAAATCAAAGCAACttaaggaaagaaagaaagggcaAGAAATGGAAGGTGCATTAGTATCTAGAAGAGTCTCTTTGGAGAAGTTTGAATGTGGTTCTTGGGCTTCTTCAACTCTATTTCATGAGATTGAAGGAAGGGATTCTAAGAGTACTAGTACCTACTTTGACCTACCAATGGAATTGATCAAATGGAATGCCAATGATGTAGATGCACCAATTTCATCAGCTTTTGTCTTTGAGAAGGACCATGATAGGGTTCTCAATAATGGATCCTCTAGAACTAGCCTTGACTCTCAAGAATCCTACATTAGTCCTCGTTTAAGAAAAGCCAGAGAGGATTTTAATGCTTTTTTAGAAGCACAAAATGTATGA